taaaacagcagctgaacatgggggggggggggggggtgatggggggTGTTTGTCATTCGTGGAGCTAATGGAGCACGACAGGACACATTTCACACCCGTCCAAAGTTGTTACCGCGGAAACGGCCGGGTGGGAGGTTTCCGGCAGCTGATTGGTTCGACCTGCTGGTTCCAGTTAAACGGCAGAAGACGAGCAGCTCAAGTTTCACCCTGGAGTCAGAAACACGAAGAGACGTCACATGTCTCACGAGTGGACACGGAACCCAGAGACAGACTGCAgcgagacagagacagagtgagacagagatggagtgagacagagacagtgagacagagacggagtgaGACAGCGACTGTGAGATAGAGACGGAGTgagacagagacggagtgaGATAGAGACGGAGTgagacagagacggagtgagacagagactgtgagacagagacggagtgaAACAGAGACGGAGTGAGATAGAGACGGAGTgagacagagacggagtgagacagagactgtgagacagagacggagtgagacagagactgtgagacagagacggagtgagacagagacggagtgaAACAGAGACGGAGTGAAACAGAGACGGAGTGAGACAGAGACtgtgagacagagacggagtgagacagagactgtgagacagagacggagtgagacagagacggagtgagacagagactgtgagacagagacggagtgaaacagagacggagtgagacagagtgatacagagacagagtgagacagagacggagtgagacagagacagagtgagacagagacagagtgagacagaatGGTGTGGGATGCTgttcatgttgatgttgttggtTATTTTCTTGTTGCTGTTGATTGTCGTGTTGTTGTGACTGGTTGATGTCGTATGTGGTGTGACTGTGACTGTAGTGGGGTTGCTCGTGGTGGGGTTGGTGTGATTGGTTGTTGTTGGTcgtttggttgttgttgttggttagTTGGTTTTCGTTGGTGGTGTCAATCGTGTTTTTGTTAGttgtctgttgtgttgttggtgtagctgttggttggttggttgttagTGGCGttgattgtgttgtgtgttcgtTGGCTGTGGTGTTGatggttttgtttgttggttgttGTCAGTGTTGATGTTAGTTGTCATGGCAGTGTGATTGTGTGGCTGTTctggagttgttgttgttgttatggtTACATGACTGTTCAGTTGAGTTGTGTGGTTGTGATGATTTTCTCTCCTTCCGCCTGTAAAAGCGTAAATTTGCGTCACCCCATTTAATGAGTTCACAggtcgggggggtcggggggtcgTCGTCACGGCGACTTCCTGCCGCGCCACCGGCCGCTAAAACATCTCACCACGGGCCGACCAATCAGACGCGCCGCTGGAGGTGAATGTGTCCGTCAGTCCGGACTAATCAATGAGCACCGACGCAGCGGGCGCGTGTccgtcaaacacacacactcacacacacacacacacacacacacacacacacacacacacacacacacacacacgcgtccTCCATTAGCAGGTCGACACGCAGTGTGTGGCCCCCCACtggtgggagggggggtcaTCACTGAGATaatgagagaggagggaggacagagatAAATTAGAAGctttcagcgtgtgtgtgtgtagggggtggtttgtctgtgtgtgtctgttacagtgtgagtgtgtgagtgcgtacggttttcggtgtgtgtgtgtgtgtgtgtgtgtgtgtgtgtgtgtgtgtgtgtgtgtgtgtgtgtgtgtgtgtgtgtagccgtTTCATAAGAAGACTTTAATTGAAAATATGCGCCGTGTTCGGACGCTTCCCGCTGtgtgatttcactttttaattcaGGCCAAAACAAACAGTCCGAGTTTCCACGAACTCACCACGACCCCAGCCGAGCCCCGCCGAGCCCCGCCGACCCCCCGCTGAGCTCCGCCCTCAGCAGTTATCAGAACCggaccctgaacgcctcaccgccataagcaaacaaataaaaacaaacaagaaaacaagcaacagcCTCACAAAGTAGGATTCGATTCTAAATGAAGAAATTCATCCTGAATAGAAACAGTCCCATTTCAATGGGAAATAAAGATGTTTGAGTGACAGCAGCGAGCGACCAACCAGGAGGCCAGACGTGtggcagtgggcggggcctgacTGAAGCCCCTCTCCCGGGTTTAATGAGTTTGGTCAATATTTACTCTCCATTAAAGCTtcatcaggctgctgctgctgtttacacACTCATCACGCCCGactctccactgctccaccgcgtcacgccgcctccaccgcctccaccgCCCGACTCTCCACTGCCCCACCGCGTcacgccgcctccacctcccgACTCTCCACTGCCCCACCGCGTCACgccgcctccaccgcctccaccgCCCGActctccactgcaccaccgcgtcacgccgcctccacctcccgACTCTCCACTGCCCCACCGCGTcacgccgcctccacctcccgACTCTCCACTGCCCCACCGCGTCACGCCGCCTCCACCGCCCGACTCTCCACTGCCCCACCGCGTCACTCCGCCTCCACACGCCGACCACGAGCCGCTGGGCTGGACGGGACCCGGCCGACACGCCTCCATCGTCGTCTCTCCGTTCTCCCCAGTGTTCCCACTGCTCTCCAGTTCCCTCCGGTGTTGTAAGTGTtcgttcaatcaatcaatcgatcgaccgattgattgattgactgattgatagCTATGGTTCTATAaagagaggaggcggagccacagACTGAATGATTCTTCCTTTAATTGGTAATTACATGAATTATTcaggtgagctgcagcttctcagctgctgattggtccactggggggggcggggttagGGTCAGGAGATCAGAGATTGGCTGTTGGTGGGAAGAAGGCGTGGCCTCAGCTGAGAAGATAAAACCAAGAGTCAGTGTGATGGAGAGATTGGGCGAGCTgctgagtgggcggggcctacCTGCCctaacaggaagtgaagcccTTCCAGTAGAAGTTCTTGCAGCCGGCTTTGCGTTCGCGTGGCGGCAGGTTGTTGGGCGGGTCGACGGAGCGTTCCAGGTTCAGCCTCCCTCCCGCTGCCGTGGAGACGGCCTCGGCGTCCCGCTGGGCGTCGGCTTCAGGGAGAGACATCTGAGCCAGCAGGTCCTCTACCGCACGCTTACTCCACTCCTGAAGACACAGTGCCACGGAACCAGGTCAGAGCCAGAACCTTCCAGAACCTCCCAGAACACCTCAGAGGCAGATCCGTCCACAAATAAACCTCTGGTCAGCTGGATTGGACTCTTTGAGGCCTCGGTTTGGTCCTTaaaccacatgtttgacacctctgttcTAGCTGGCTGAGAACCCAAAGCTGTTTATGTTTTCGTCTGGAACTGAGTTTGAGTGTTGAATACTGGAGATTTTCAGAACTATAACTCAGTTTAAAATGAGAAAGAACCGATTAGGACTGGTCAGTCGGTGAGAACCGCTGAAGGAACATTTAGAGTTCAGCATCGGCATGAAAGGgaacagagagaaggaggaaccACAGAATTATCTGCCTTCCAACGGTTTGGAACAGCCGACAGGGAGAATTtagaaaagtcaaagaaatctgAAGTAATGGGAACGTTTAATCACAGTGTGCTCAAAAGATTTAGAACGAGCGCtgagaaccaatcagaacacattaaaaaagacTTCCACTTCACAACACTGCAGATTAATTTGGAAACATAAAGACTGGCCAGAGAACCGGTCAGACCTCAGAACCGAGCAGCAGGTTGGAACAGAACAGAAGTCCATTACTGAACCTTTTAGGACCCGTCCAGAACACTGACATGCTGTTTCCTGCGGTTCTCCGGACATGTGATGAAATAACCTGCTGATAACAGTGAAGGCAGTTTCTTTCTCGAAGTCAGATGAGATTCTGTATTTTCTCAGTTCTAAAGATGGTCTGACTGTGAGCACCACATCTCAACTTCATCCGGCCTTTTGTCTGGTCACCTCTTCAGAACCTTGAAGAACTGCGATTGACCaggagttcctcagggatcTAGTCTGGGGCCCCTATGATTGGGCGGGACTTCCTCAGGGTTCTGGTCTGAGGCCCCTGAATATCCCTACCATCTGAAGGTTCCTGGAACTCACCTGCGACAGGAGCCCGGCGCTGCGAGCTCGCTGCAGCAGCCGGTGGTGAcgcagctccaggtccaggtccgggttcaggagctggtcctggtctctgtcggGCTGAGAGGAAACTCCCGGACTGCTCAGAACCAGCGCCGCGAGAACCAGAAGGGCGGGACAACGGGAGCACTGCATAcctgagaggaaggaggaggtgagtggaggaggaggaggaagaggaggaggaggtgatgaaggaggaggaggaggagaaataggaggaagaggaggaggtgatgaaggaCTTCCTACTGGGTTCTGGTCTGGAGCcgtctgctggtcctggttccggtCTGGTCTGTGGTCCCGGACCTGTGGCGGCTGCTCTCTTAAAGccggaggccccgccccctttggGCCATGTGACCGGctgtgtttgactgacaggcGGCGAGCTGCGCGGTGATGAAGGAACGCTGACAGGCCCGTTAAACAGAAGTCCATTAGTGCTTATTGACTTTAAATGGTGTctgaacaataaaacaataaagctATCAGCGGGCCCAGCGCgggcggagcgccgccgccgccgccaccggcgCTCATCTCCGATAAACACAACGGCAGAATGCGGCGCTGAAGTGGGAGGAATTAACGGAGCGTTGAGGGGATTAGCAGACTTCATTAGCACTCGCTGATATCTCCATTAAACAAAGCGGCAGCAGCGCCGCGGCGCCCACTCCACATTCAGAGAACAAACACTTTTAAATGTTCTGCTGCGGGGAACCGCATCAGGATCcaccgccggccgccgccgcttcaTTTCAATCACACTTCTACCAATCTGCACCAGGACAAACACcacaccagcagaaccaggaccggcAGCCGGAGACCCGCAGCTGgacccagaccagaaccacaaaCCAACCGCTATCTGGACCCAGACCGGAACCACAAGAGCAACCGCTATCTGGACCCAGATCATAACCACGAGACCAACCAGCAGCTGGACCCAGACCGGAACCACAAACCAACCGCTATCTGGACCCAGACCGGAACCACGAGACCCGCCGGTATCTGGACCCAGATCGTCGATTCATCCTCTAGAACAGTGTTTCTCAGGGCTTTGCCaggtgaaaaaaacaagttcaggGAAATAAATCCTGGATAAATTCCTCCTCCTTAGCAGTAGATGGCGATAATTCCCCGTAATGCAGGTCCACACTCGACATTTGACACCATAGAAGAAGAACACAGCTTAGTTTTGATACGTTGACTGAACACAGAAACTCCAAACACCTGGCTCCTCGTGGCAGTGGGAAGTGGTCTGAACAGCATCCCGACCCGGGTCGACACGTCATTTCCGTGATGATGTCGCcggcggctacgttagcgcgctaggtgtttctggacacagcgagAGGGTTCCTTCAGGATAACCCAGCACTGGtcagatcagagagcttctcctgatctgtgggaaagaggagattcgtctccACTGTTTACCTGGCTGTGCTCCGTTgctctgatgatgtcatcaacgtgggacgcCATCAGGGTGGGAAACCGTTCAGCTGTAGAACCGCTCTGATGAGAACAGTTCCACCTTCACCTGAGACGGTTTCTTCTCTGAACACACTCACcgtgaacacactgaacacacactcacacactgaacacactgaacacacacacactgaacacacactcacacactgaacacacactgaacacacactcacacactgaacacacacacacacacacacacacactgaacacacactcacacactgaacacactgaacacacactcacacactgaacacacacacacactgagcacactgaacacacacacactgaacacacactcacacactgaacacacacacacacactgaacacacactcacacactgaacacacactcacacactgaacacactgaacacacactcacacactgaacacactgaacacacattgaacacacacacacacacacacacactgaacacacactcacacactgaacacacacacacactgaacacacacacacacactgaacacacactcacacactgaatacacacacacactgaacacacactcacacactgaacacacacacacacaacacacactcacacactgatctTTGTCCATTCAATCTCTGAGGCTCTTCAGGAGATTAAAACATCAACAGTTCTAAAATAATTCCTCCAAACTTCATCAAGTTTCATCAGATATTCAAGTGAGAGCTGCTTCACTTACCTCCTGAGAAGGTCACCAGAAGGTCACATGGTCACAGAAGGTCACCAGAAGgccatttttttcatgtgtgtttaaattctgctgctgggggaaatgtgttttttttttgcagtccaGTCTTGTGATCGACTGAATGAGTGAGGGTTCTCAGCTGTATCGACATAAATTGAGATttgaaaatcatttcatttcaggtgTTGTGCCTGAAAACACTGAGTGTGTTAAAATGTTGTCGTCTCAGACTGACGGTCAGGGCTGGAATCAGTGACTTAACAGTTTGATGTTCTGAGCCTTTCTGAAATAACTTCTCAGATGTTTGACTggtttatttcatgttttttcatgaaaacactgctgagtcTGTCGAAGGCAGAAGGTACTGAAGTAAAGAGTTTTGGTGTTCATTAAAGTTCAGCTAACTGGGTATGAAACAGAACATTTCCTCTCCAGTGTGACAGTTGTTGGCTGTTGTGGTTCTTCACAGAACGTGTGAAGTGTGTGGACACGCTGTGACGTTCCAGTAACACTGCTGATAGAACCATCCATCATCTAGCAGAACCATCGACCCGTAAAGCCACTGTGAAGCTGTCTGTTCAAGAAATGCTTGATGGTGCGTTCCCACCGggcgcgttgcaagcgtcacgggcgtcactcacgcctcaaagttgacgcatgtaaagtgtggaattcaaCGCGTGTTCATCTACAcatgacgcttgcaacgctggCGACGTGCGGCAGCTCATTggagggagtgggaggagcttctgtgtcctgtcttcatgttgacaatggtgGATCCCATCGAGACtctggctcggctttatttaataaagaaagccagaaaactgCGTTTTTGGcttcatcccatcctgcagcggcgttctcaatttggcgaatttcaccatttgctccaggagctgcgtgaggatgagattcactttcagcggtacttccgcctctcccgggccggtttgacgaccttctggcccgcatcagcgctcagagcgctcgtctgtgattggatgacgctctgcgttgacgcttccaaagttcaattttcccaacttcaggtgctgacgcctgcaacgcgtgacgtgtgtgacgtgtgtgacGCGCGTCGCCAATGCTCGAAAAGCTCGGAAggcgacgctcgaaaagcgcctgacgcgcgTTAGGTCCACCAtcgactttgaatgtaaaagcaacgcccgtgaagattgcaacgcgtccggtgtgaacgcaccatgagAGCTTCATCGTTAGTCTTCAGaaccaagagtgccatctagtggctccagaaaataaagacagtggttcatgaagcttcgtCTGCACATCACTATTGCTGTAATACGTAATGAGGGCTTTTCTATGGATTATTGAGACGCTGTGAATGAATCTGGATGTGCCATTTCTggtcaaatgtaaaaaaaaaaaaagctgagaattttttttttcctggaataTGAAACATCTTTGACTAAAACAATATGTCTGCATCTGCAGGACATCATGAAGACGACCCAAATCCATGCCCGCCAGGCctttaggtggcgctgtagctctgtaacTCGGAGAacactgagctccacagtcagacacaacaccagcagctgccGCCTTGTTGAACCGAAGAACACGAGGAGCTTCTGGGAGACGGACTCCAGGAACGCATTCAGGCCgttctcctgtcctctcacACTGTCCTGCACGCAGATCTGTCCTCTGGGGGAAGGAGCCGCTCCCCTGTGTTGAATGAAGcttccagctggagctgatcaGGACTGGAGTTTTCCagggaagctgctgcaggtttagaAAGCTGGAGAAGCTTTACTGCTCTGAGCCGCTTTCAGTTCTCACTCTGttacattctctctctctctctctctcattgaaCTGATTCTATTGTTGTAGTTTTCTTCGGGCAACGTTTTTATTTGCCACTGACCCTGAAGGCATCGCTGCAGCCAAACCCAGGCAGCCATCAACCAATCAGTGAATGAGCAGCAGGTGAGGCAGccaggaggcaggagggagaccGGGCCGCAGgaacagaacccagaacccgggACCAGGCGGGACGCAGCGCCTGGAGAACAGTGGGGACGAGAACACTCCAACCCGGGTCCACGGTTTGATCGCCGCTCGTCAAAACCCTGAGTGTTTTGGAGCTAGTGTGGTGTGGAGGGCCGGTTCTGCAGGGCTCTGAAGCCTTTTCCCCGGTTCTGCTGAATCCATTCGGAGGTTGCATCGAGTCGGGCTCTACCTCCGCCTTGTCTCTTGCCtctctgtgacctttgacctctctcCTGATCGCTGGTTCCACGGCTGTCGGCCGATTCTGAGGAGCACAAACGTTTCCATCTCCTCGTCTTTTCCGAACACTAATCAGCCCATTAGCAGCAGGTGGTTACCACGGCAACGCATTAACAGCCAGCAGCCGTCACTATGGCAGGGCaggcatgaacacacacacacacacacacatgcgcgcgtCAGTGTAATGAAGTAGATTTTTAGTTCTTACCTGTTGAGTGTTTCTTTTCTCCGATACTTCAGAGTCATCCAGGCCGTGGAATCTTCTTCTTCACTGCTCCAGAAATCTGAAGCCTCAGGTCCAGTTTACATCCtgacattttcatcagaaaactggtttgtggagaaaaacaaacctccagAGGAGGAAAGTGACGGAACAGAAGACAGAcgtggaaatgaagaaaagatctggaggtcctggaggacctggaggacctggaggtcctggaggacctggaggacctggagagtCTTTGTGGCACCGAGTAGTTTCAGAGACACAAAGTGTTTTCATAGacataattaaaagaaaaggacTTGATTAAAACATCCTGCCCCCCATTAACTCCCCGTCCAGAAGCCTGAACTAAAGGAAAACAGTCAAAGAACTTTAAACATGATGGAATTATTACATTATCCTCTCGTGttactttatttgtttttccacaggaCTGATTCAATTTGATGTTATTACAGTAACCAGCCAGTAGGTGGAGCTGTGCTCAGTCAAGGCAGACGCTGGGTCACTGGAGTGAGCGACAGCAGCGCGGCTACAGAACCGCTACTGTTCTGCTTGCTGTCGCTGTGGTTTCAGTTGAGATACTTTGGAACCATAACTAGAAGGAAATAAAGATTCAGCCTCTGATTGTGACGGAGGTGTGAAGTGATTAGATTCAACAGAAAGGAGTGAAACAGTAACAGCTCAACCCGGCGCCATCGCACCAGTAACATGGAAAAGAAACGTCAAAGCTGCGTTCTGTAGGGGTGAGATCTGCAGCTGTGGGCTCCAGCTGGAGACTGGGCTGTAAGGAGGTGGAGCtttgcatgaatgaatgaatgaatgaatgttaaagggatacttcaacattttggcaaatgtgaaatattaatgcaaaattaccagattgagttgtttatgcgaagattgctaagatggaaatacttactaaacatggcgtctgggcgtagggATCTcataagaaaaagtagttcccagtatttgcttcagtgttgtaacgctacaatattatttgttggtgttccacagtgtagtgaatgtgcggattataacgtgtccaccaaagtgttttggggttgttggattgtgtatttgatgagtttgacgagggggaacaaaaataccattcaccttcattgtgtccgtcccgaaaaccttccccgactcacctctggataaacaacagctcgccctcacaaaaaaaagtaagtatgctgttctaatgactaaggaattgcgctaaatgggccaatttgccaaaatgttgaagtatccctttaagattCATAAGGCCCGCCCACAATGCAGGTCTAACCAGTGGCTCAGCAGTTTCTGGTCAGTTGTATGAATATGGCTGAAGAAGAGATGTCTGGCGATCTGTTACACTGAGAAGAACCAGTTAAACTGAAGACATGATCTCAGTGGATTTCATTATTATGTTTGAACAACAAAAGGACTGAGACAGTAATAGATATTAGTTATTGAAAGACACTTAAGTCTTTAGTTAAATTAAAAGGTGAAACAGTTCATGGGGGAATAGGTTAGGTTAGAGACAAGTTCATTTTTGTTGTAAAATGTTGTTTACTGGATGCATTGTATGATTATATGCTCttagtttgaatgtttttgacTGAGATAaggtttaatgtgttttgagaCGCCGTCCGGTCACTAGAGTGAGACGTCAGCAGCACAACGCTGCAGAAACGTGAATACTGTTGTTTGTTGTCGCTGTTGTTTCAGGGAAAATTAAACTAATGTGTTAAACCGTCGATCGACCCCATCGTTATGAAAAATAGAAATCACAAAGGTGGAGGGGGGTTGCATTGTATGTGAAGAATAACTTTAAGAAAAAGAGTGTAAATACTATGACCTTTAGCGTTGATGATGTAATGGAATGTATCACAGTTGAATTAtctcttgaaaaaaaagaaagaatgtaCTGAAAAGCTGCATTTACAGAACTCCAGGTTCAGACATTGATATATTTATAGATCTTATTGAAAAATTATATGGGAACTTGAGTCAAAAGAAACTGTATGTGGAGACTTTAATATTGATTTGTTAAAATGAGACAGACATAAGCCGTCAGAAAGTTTTTTAAACACATTGTATA
The sequence above is a segment of the Salarias fasciatus chromosome 14, fSalaFa1.1, whole genome shotgun sequence genome. Coding sequences within it:
- the sst1.2 gene encoding somatostatin 1.2, with the protein product MQCSRCPALLVLAALVLSSPGVSSQPDRDQDQLLNPDLDLELRHHRLLQRARSAGLLSQEWSKRAVEDLLAQMSLPEADAQRDAEAVSTAAGGRLNLERSVDPPNNLPPRERKAGCKNFYWKGFTSC